One segment of Streptomyces sp. XD-27 DNA contains the following:
- a CDS encoding heme-copper oxidase subunit III — protein MSVVATATAVDTGHAHPSVNRPNLTSVGTIIWLSSELMFFAALFAMYFTLRSVTGAEHWKEMAEALNFPFSATNTTILVLSSLTCQLGVFAAERGDVKKLRMWFVITFIMGAIFIGGQVFEYTELVKHEGLSLSSDPYGSVFYLTTGFHGLHVTGGLIAFLLVLGRTYAAKRFTHEQATAAIVVSYYWHFVDVVWIGLFATIYMIK, from the coding sequence ATGTCGGTCGTGGCGACAGCAACAGCAGTAGATACCGGGCACGCGCACCCGTCGGTCAACCGGCCGAACCTCACCAGCGTCGGAACCATCATCTGGCTCAGTTCCGAGCTGATGTTCTTCGCGGCCCTCTTCGCGATGTACTTCACCCTGCGATCGGTGACGGGCGCCGAGCACTGGAAGGAAATGGCCGAAGCGCTGAACTTCCCGTTCTCGGCCACCAACACCACGATCCTGGTGCTCTCCTCCCTCACCTGCCAGCTCGGCGTCTTCGCGGCAGAGCGCGGCGACGTGAAGAAGCTGCGCATGTGGTTCGTGATCACCTTCATCATGGGCGCGATCTTCATCGGCGGCCAGGTCTTCGAGTACACCGAGCTGGTCAAGCACGAGGGCCTGTCGCTCTCGTCGGACCCGTACGGCTCGGTCTTCTACCTGACCACCGGCTTCCACGGCCTGCACGTGACGGGCGGACTCATCGCCTTCCTGCTGGTCCTGGGCAGGACGTACGCGGCCAAGAGGTTCACCCACGAGCAGGCGACCGCGGCCATCGTCGTGTCCTACTACTGGCACTTCGTCGATGTCGTCTGGATCGGCCTCTTCGCCACGATCTACATGATCAAGTAA
- a CDS encoding Ig-like domain-containing protein yields the protein MSQRSRSRTVPVCALLLAPLAAAAAGCGGPSSDPLAAKPYDASGQIAFGGVEEGRKVDPDKPLEVTAKGSRITDVTATDAAGRYVRGELRPDGSRWRSTTPLAAGAHYTVRVSTENHNGRPGRRTIGFDTAPTDGKLRVTFGPDSGTYGVGQPVTAELSEAVRDASARAVVERALKVQSTPAVQGAWHWVNNRTLHYRPREYWPAHAAIDVRSALEGVKVGGGLYGGSSKPLKLRTGERIEAVTDAATHQMTVRRDGKELRRIPITTGKPGFDTRNGVKVVLAREAFVRMRGTSIGIPAGSSDSYDLPVYWATRVTWSGEYVHAAPWSVGSQGYANVSHGCTGMSTANAKWFFDTIHVGDLVRVVGSGGETMTPFDNGFGDWNLTWNEWQEGSALAQTRPDGSGPADAARLRPEV from the coding sequence ATGAGTCAGAGATCTCGGTCCCGGACGGTCCCGGTCTGCGCGCTGCTGCTCGCGCCCCTCGCGGCGGCGGCCGCGGGCTGCGGCGGTCCCTCCTCGGATCCGCTGGCCGCCAAGCCGTACGACGCCTCCGGGCAGATCGCCTTCGGCGGGGTGGAGGAGGGCCGGAAGGTCGACCCCGACAAGCCCCTCGAAGTGACCGCCAAGGGGAGCCGCATCACCGATGTGACCGCCACGGACGCCGCGGGCCGGTACGTACGCGGCGAACTCAGACCCGACGGCAGCAGGTGGCGCAGCACCACCCCGCTCGCCGCGGGGGCGCACTACACCGTGCGGGTGAGCACGGAGAACCACAACGGCAGGCCGGGCCGCCGCACCATCGGCTTCGACACCGCCCCCACCGACGGGAAGCTGCGGGTCACCTTCGGCCCGGACAGCGGCACGTACGGCGTGGGCCAGCCGGTCACCGCGGAGCTCAGCGAGGCGGTCCGGGACGCCTCGGCCCGCGCCGTCGTCGAGCGCGCCCTGAAGGTCCAGTCAACCCCCGCCGTGCAGGGCGCCTGGCACTGGGTGAACAACCGGACCCTGCACTACCGTCCGCGCGAGTACTGGCCCGCCCACGCCGCGATCGACGTCCGCTCCGCCCTGGAGGGCGTCAAGGTCGGCGGCGGCCTCTACGGGGGCTCCTCCAAGCCGCTGAAGCTGCGCACCGGGGAACGGATCGAGGCCGTCACGGACGCGGCTACGCACCAGATGACCGTACGGCGCGACGGCAAGGAGCTCCGCAGGATCCCCATCACCACCGGCAAGCCGGGCTTCGACACCCGCAACGGCGTCAAGGTGGTACTGGCCCGGGAAGCCTTCGTACGCATGCGCGGCACCAGCATCGGCATCCCGGCGGGCTCGTCGGACTCCTACGACCTGCCCGTCTACTGGGCCACCCGGGTCACCTGGAGCGGCGAGTACGTGCACGCGGCGCCCTGGTCGGTGGGCTCACAGGGCTACGCCAACGTCAGCCACGGCTGTACGGGCATGAGCACCGCGAACGCCAAATGGTTCTTCGACACCATCCATGTCGGTGACCTCGTCAGGGTCGTGGGCAGCGGAGGCGAGACCATGACGCCCTTCGACAACGGCTTCGGCGACTGGAACCTGACGTGGAACGAATGGCAGGAGGGCAGCGCGCTGGCCCAGACCCGGCCGGACGGGAGCGGCCCGGCCGACGCGGCCCGGCTCCGCCCCGAGGTCTGA
- a CDS encoding cytochrome c oxidase subunit 4 produces the protein MKVQGRMFIWLSVFVLAMAVVYGVWSKEPAGTTALFLAFGLCIMIGYYLAFTARRVDTGAQDNKNADVADDAGELGFFSPHSWQPLSLAVGGALAFMGVVFGWWLLYFSAPIILVGLFGWVFEYYRGENQNQ, from the coding sequence GTGAAGGTCCAAGGCCGGATGTTCATCTGGCTCTCCGTCTTCGTCCTCGCCATGGCGGTCGTCTACGGCGTCTGGTCGAAGGAGCCGGCGGGCACCACCGCGCTGTTCCTGGCCTTCGGCCTGTGCATCATGATCGGCTACTACCTGGCCTTCACGGCTCGCCGGGTGGACACCGGAGCACAGGACAACAAGAACGCCGATGTCGCGGACGACGCCGGTGAGCTGGGCTTCTTCAGCCCGCACAGCTGGCAGCCGCTCTCGCTGGCCGTCGGTGGCGCGCTCGCCTTCATGGGCGTCGTCTTCGGCTGGTGGCTGCTGTACTTCTCCGCCCCGATCATCCTCGTCGGCCTCTTCGGCTGGGTCTTCGAGTACTACCGCGGCGAGAACCAGAACCAGTAG
- the ctaD gene encoding cytochrome c oxidase subunit I yields MSILNESQGAEGTASYEDELPVRTKQPGNVVVKWLTTTDHKTIGTLYLITSFAFFCIGGLMALFMRAELARPGTQIMSNEQFNQAFTMHGTIMLLMFATPLFAGFANWIMPLQIGAPDVAFPRLNMFAYWLYLFGSLIAVAGFLTPQGAADFGWFAYSPLSDAVRSPGVGADMWIMGLAFSGFGTILGSVNFITTIICMRAPGMTMFRMPIFTWNVLLTGVLVLLAFPVLAAALFALEADRKFGAHIFDAANGGALLWQHLFWFFGHPEVYIIALPFFGIISEVIPVFSRKPMFGYGGLVAATIAIAGLSVTVWAHHMYVTGGVLLPFFSFMTFLIAVPTGVKFFNWIGTMWKGSLSFETPMLWAVGFLITFTFGGLTGVILASPPMDFHVSDSYFVVAHFHYVIFGTVVFAMFSGFHFWWPKFTGKMLDERLGKITFWTLFIGFHGTFLVQHWLGAEGMPRRYADYLAADGFTTLNTISTIASFLLGLSILPFFYNVWKTAKYGKKVEVDDPWGYGRSLEWATSCPPPRHNFLTLPRIRSESPAFDLHHPEIAALDQLENVDVESEDKALAGGKEAGK; encoded by the coding sequence GTGAGCATCCTCAACGAATCCCAGGGTGCCGAGGGGACCGCCTCGTACGAGGACGAGTTGCCCGTCCGCACCAAGCAGCCCGGCAACGTCGTCGTCAAGTGGCTCACCACCACCGACCACAAGACGATCGGCACGCTGTACCTGATCACGTCGTTCGCGTTCTTCTGCATCGGCGGGCTCATGGCGCTGTTCATGCGCGCCGAGCTGGCCCGGCCCGGCACGCAGATCATGTCGAACGAGCAGTTCAACCAGGCGTTCACCATGCATGGCACGATCATGCTGCTGATGTTCGCCACCCCGCTGTTCGCGGGCTTCGCGAACTGGATCATGCCGCTCCAGATCGGCGCCCCCGACGTCGCGTTCCCGCGGCTGAACATGTTCGCCTACTGGCTCTACCTGTTCGGCTCGCTGATCGCGGTGGCGGGCTTCCTGACCCCGCAGGGCGCGGCCGACTTCGGCTGGTTCGCGTACTCCCCGCTCTCCGACGCGGTCCGGTCGCCGGGTGTCGGCGCCGACATGTGGATCATGGGTCTGGCGTTCTCGGGCTTCGGTACGATCCTGGGCTCGGTCAACTTCATCACCACGATCATCTGCATGCGCGCTCCGGGCATGACGATGTTCCGGATGCCGATCTTCACGTGGAACGTGCTGCTGACCGGTGTGCTGGTGCTGCTGGCCTTCCCGGTGCTGGCCGCGGCGCTGTTCGCGCTGGAGGCGGACCGCAAGTTCGGGGCGCACATCTTCGACGCGGCCAACGGCGGGGCGCTGCTGTGGCAGCACCTGTTCTGGTTCTTCGGGCACCCCGAGGTGTACATCATCGCGCTGCCGTTCTTCGGCATCATCTCCGAGGTCATCCCGGTCTTCTCGCGTAAGCCGATGTTCGGTTACGGCGGTCTGGTCGCGGCGACGATCGCGATCGCGGGTCTGTCGGTGACGGTGTGGGCGCACCACATGTACGTCACGGGCGGGGTGCTGCTGCCGTTCTTCTCGTTCATGACCTTCCTGATCGCGGTCCCGACCGGTGTGAAGTTCTTCAACTGGATCGGCACCATGTGGAAGGGCTCGTTGAGCTTCGAGACGCCGATGCTGTGGGCGGTCGGCTTCCTGATCACCTTCACCTTCGGTGGTCTGACCGGTGTCATCCTGGCGTCGCCGCCGATGGACTTCCACGTCTCGGACTCGTACTTCGTGGTGGCGCACTTCCACTACGTGATCTTCGGGACCGTGGTCTTCGCGATGTTCTCCGGCTTCCACTTCTGGTGGCCGAAGTTCACCGGCAAGATGCTCGACGAGCGGCTCGGCAAGATCACCTTCTGGACGCTGTTCATCGGCTTCCACGGCACCTTCCTCGTCCAGCACTGGCTGGGCGCCGAGGGCATGCCGCGCCGGTACGCGGACTACCTGGCCGCCGACGGCTTCACCACGCTGAACACCATCTCCACCATCGCCTCGTTCCTGCTCGGTCTGTCGATACTGCCGTTCTTCTACAACGTCTGGAAGACGGCCAAGTACGGCAAGAAGGTCGAGGTCGACGACCCGTGGGGCTACGGCCGCTCGCTGGAGTGGGCGACCTCCTGCCCGCCGCCCCGGCACAACTTCCTCACGCTGCCGCGCATCCGCTCCGAATCCCCGGCGTTCGACCTGCACCACCCGGAGATCGCGGCGCTCGACCAGCTTGAGAACGTGGACGTCGAGTCCGAAGACAAGGCCCTCGCGGGTGGCAAGGAGGCCGGCAAGTGA
- the coxB gene encoding cytochrome c oxidase subunit II, whose translation MSPNGSDRSSRRPVRRKLLQALSAGLVLATATGCTSKDDIRLGMPAPATEEAPRILSLWQGSWAAALATGVLVWGLILWSCIFHRRSRTKVEVPPQTRYNMPIEALYTVVPIIIVSVLFYFTARDENELLKVDKKPDHVINVVGFQWSWGFNYMENVDGNAATPGKPYREIKNISNIPDRMLDTVPKGAEGVYDVGTPGDRNPDKGWPGPTLYLPKGETVEFVLTSRDVIHSFWVVPFLMKQDVIPGHTNRFQVTPNKEGTFMGKCAELCGVDHSRMLFNVKVVSPKEYRDHLDKLKNKGQTGYIPSGIEQTDPAKNAETKQQ comes from the coding sequence GTGAGTCCCAACGGCTCCGACCGCTCGTCGCGGCGCCCGGTGCGGCGGAAGCTGCTGCAGGCGCTGTCTGCGGGCTTGGTCCTGGCGACCGCCACCGGTTGCACATCGAAGGACGACATCCGCCTTGGAATGCCCGCTCCCGCCACGGAGGAGGCGCCGCGGATCCTCTCCCTGTGGCAGGGCTCGTGGGCGGCGGCGCTCGCCACGGGCGTCCTGGTCTGGGGCCTGATCCTGTGGAGCTGCATCTTCCACCGGCGCAGCAGGACCAAGGTGGAGGTTCCTCCGCAGACCCGGTACAACATGCCGATCGAGGCGCTGTACACCGTGGTCCCGATCATCATCGTCTCCGTGCTGTTCTACTTCACGGCACGTGACGAGAACGAGCTCCTCAAGGTGGACAAGAAGCCCGACCACGTCATCAACGTCGTCGGCTTCCAGTGGAGCTGGGGCTTCAACTACATGGAGAACGTGGACGGCAATGCCGCCACGCCGGGGAAGCCGTACCGGGAGATCAAGAACATCTCCAACATCCCGGACCGCATGCTCGACACCGTGCCCAAGGGCGCCGAGGGCGTGTACGACGTCGGTACCCCCGGCGACCGGAACCCCGACAAGGGCTGGCCGGGCCCGACCCTGTACCTGCCCAAGGGTGAGACCGTCGAGTTCGTCCTGACCTCGCGCGACGTCATCCACTCCTTCTGGGTGGTGCCGTTCCTGATGAAGCAGGACGTCATCCCGGGCCACACCAACCGCTTCCAGGTGACCCCCAACAAGGAGGGCACCTTCATGGGCAAGTGCGCCGAGCTCTGCGGCGTGGACCACTCCCGGATGCTCTTCAACGTCAAGGTCGTCTCCCCGAAGGAGTACCGGGACCACCTGGACAAGCTCAAGAACAAGGGCCAGACCGGCTACATCCCGTCGGGTATTGAGCAGACGGACCCCGCCAAGAACGCGGAGACGAAGCAGCAGTGA
- a CDS encoding cysteine desulfurase/sulfurtransferase TusA family protein, with protein sequence MPYFDAASSAPLHSIARQALLAALDEGWADPARLYREGRRARLLLDAARETAAEAVGCRPDELVFTSSGTRALHDGIAGALAGRRRAGRHLVVSAVEHSAVLHAAAAHEAGGGTVAEVAVDRAGRVAPGAFAAALRDAPGPTALACLQSANHEVGTEQPVAEVAQECRAADVPLLVDAAQSLGWGPVADGWSLLTASAHKWGGPAGVGLLAVRKGVRFAAHSPADERESGRAPGFENLPAIVAAAASLRAVRQEAAAEAARLRELVDRIRARVPELVPDVEVVGDPVHRLPHLVTFSCLYVDGETLLHELDQVGFSVSSGSSCTSSTLTPSHVLRAMGVLSEGNVRVSLPAGTAAADVERFLEVLPGVVGAVRERLGAPVSASAAPSAAAEEEVPELIVDALGRRCPVPVIELAKVIDDVPVGGVVAVLADDEAARLDIPAWCAMRGHDYLGERPADGGTAYRVRRR encoded by the coding sequence GTGCCTTACTTCGACGCCGCGTCCTCCGCGCCCCTGCACTCCATCGCCCGCCAGGCGTTGCTCGCCGCCCTCGACGAGGGCTGGGCGGACCCGGCACGGCTCTACCGGGAGGGCCGGCGCGCCCGGTTGCTGCTGGACGCCGCGCGGGAGACCGCCGCGGAGGCGGTCGGCTGCCGCCCGGACGAGTTGGTGTTCACCTCCTCCGGCACCCGCGCGCTGCACGACGGGATCGCGGGCGCGCTGGCGGGCCGCCGCCGCGCGGGCCGCCATCTGGTCGTCTCCGCCGTCGAGCACTCCGCCGTCCTGCACGCCGCCGCGGCCCACGAGGCGGGGGGCGGGACGGTCGCCGAGGTGGCGGTGGACCGCGCCGGCCGGGTCGCGCCCGGGGCGTTCGCCGCCGCGCTGCGCGACGCGCCGGGCCCCACCGCACTGGCCTGTCTGCAGTCCGCCAACCACGAGGTGGGCACCGAGCAGCCGGTGGCCGAGGTCGCCCAGGAGTGCCGGGCGGCCGATGTGCCGCTGCTCGTGGACGCCGCCCAGTCGCTGGGCTGGGGCCCGGTCGCGGACGGCTGGTCGCTGCTCACGGCGAGCGCGCACAAGTGGGGCGGTCCCGCGGGCGTGGGGCTGCTGGCGGTGCGCAAGGGGGTGCGGTTCGCCGCGCACTCCCCGGCGGACGAACGGGAGTCGGGGCGCGCGCCCGGCTTCGAGAACCTGCCCGCCATCGTCGCGGCCGCCGCGTCGCTGCGGGCCGTACGGCAGGAGGCGGCGGCCGAGGCGGCGCGGCTGCGGGAGCTGGTGGACCGGATCCGGGCCCGGGTGCCGGAGCTGGTGCCGGACGTGGAGGTGGTCGGCGACCCGGTCCACCGGCTGCCGCACCTGGTCACCTTCTCCTGTCTCTATGTCGACGGGGAGACGTTGCTGCACGAGCTGGACCAGGTGGGCTTCTCCGTCTCGTCCGGTTCGTCCTGCACCTCCAGCACGCTGACGCCCAGCCATGTGCTGCGGGCGATGGGGGTGCTGTCGGAGGGCAACGTCCGGGTGTCGCTGCCGGCGGGTACGGCCGCGGCGGACGTGGAGCGCTTCCTGGAGGTGCTGCCGGGGGTGGTCGGTGCGGTACGGGAGCGGCTGGGGGCGCCGGTGTCCGCGTCGGCCGCGCCGTCGGCGGCCGCGGAAGAGGAGGTGCCGGAGCTGATCGTCGATGCGCTCGGCAGGCGTTGCCCCGTTCCGGTGATCGAACTCGCCAAGGTGATCGACGACGTGCCGGTGGGCGGGGTGGTGGCCGTACTGGCCGACGACGAGGCGGCCCGGCTGGACATCCCCGCGTGGTGCGCGATGCGCGGGCACGACTATCTGGGCGAGCGCCCGGCCGACGGCGGCACGGCCTACCGGGTCCGCCGGAGGTGA
- a CDS encoding carbohydrate kinase family protein, giving the protein MRIAVTGSIATDHLMTFPGRFADQLVADQLHTVSLSFLVDTLDVRRGGVAPNICFGMGVLGLRPVLVGAAGSDFAEYRAWLDRHGVDTASVRISEVLHTARFVCTTDTDHNQIASFYTGAMSEARQIELQPVADRVGGLDLVLIGADDPEAMVRHTEECRARGIPFAADPSQQLARMDGDDIRILIEGASYLFTNEYEKALVETKTGWTSEEILGKVGTRVTTLGAQGVRIERSGEEPIVVGTPEEEAKVDPTGVGDAFRAGFLAGLSWGLPLERSAEVGCMLATLVIETLGTQEYELRRGHFMERFAKAYGSEAAADVQVHLA; this is encoded by the coding sequence GTGCGTATCGCAGTCACCGGCTCCATCGCCACCGACCATCTGATGACCTTCCCCGGCCGCTTCGCCGATCAGTTGGTCGCCGACCAGCTGCATACGGTCTCCCTCTCCTTCCTCGTCGACACCCTCGACGTCCGCCGGGGCGGCGTCGCCCCGAACATCTGCTTCGGCATGGGAGTCCTCGGCCTGCGGCCGGTCCTCGTCGGCGCGGCGGGGTCGGACTTCGCCGAGTACCGCGCCTGGCTGGACCGGCACGGGGTCGACACCGCCTCGGTCCGGATCTCCGAGGTCCTGCACACCGCCCGCTTCGTGTGCACCACGGACACCGACCACAACCAGATCGCGTCCTTCTACACCGGCGCGATGAGCGAGGCCCGCCAGATCGAGCTGCAGCCCGTCGCCGACCGGGTCGGCGGCCTCGACCTGGTCCTCATCGGCGCGGACGACCCGGAGGCGATGGTCCGGCACACCGAGGAGTGCCGCGCCCGCGGCATCCCGTTCGCCGCCGACCCCTCCCAGCAGCTGGCCCGGATGGACGGCGACGACATCCGCATCCTCATCGAGGGCGCCTCCTACCTGTTCACCAACGAGTACGAGAAGGCGCTCGTCGAGACCAAGACCGGCTGGACCTCCGAGGAGATCCTCGGCAAGGTCGGCACGCGCGTCACCACCCTCGGCGCGCAGGGCGTGCGGATCGAGCGCTCCGGTGAGGAGCCCATCGTCGTCGGCACCCCGGAGGAGGAGGCCAAGGTCGACCCGACCGGCGTGGGCGACGCGTTCCGCGCGGGCTTCCTCGCCGGCCTGTCCTGGGGGCTGCCCCTGGAGCGGTCCGCGGAGGTGGGCTGCATGCTCGCCACCCTGGTGATCGAGACGCTGGGCACGCAGGAGTACGAGCTGCGGCGCGGCCACTTCATGGAGCGGTTCGCCAAGGCGTACGGGTCGGAGGCCGCCGCCGACGTCCAGGTCCACCTGGCCTGA
- the erpA gene encoding iron-sulfur cluster insertion protein ErpA — translation MSVQDEKTSVSDGIILSDAAAAKVKSLLEQEGRDDLALRVAVQPGGCSGLRYQLFFDERSLDGDVVKDFDGVKVVTDRMSAPYLGGASIDFVDTIEKQGFTIDNPNATGSCACGDSFS, via the coding sequence ATGTCCGTTCAGGACGAGAAGACCAGCGTGAGCGACGGCATCATCCTGTCGGACGCCGCCGCGGCGAAGGTCAAGAGCCTGCTGGAGCAGGAGGGTCGCGATGACCTCGCGCTGCGCGTCGCCGTCCAGCCCGGAGGCTGCTCCGGCCTGCGCTACCAGCTCTTCTTCGACGAGCGCTCGCTCGATGGCGACGTGGTGAAGGACTTCGACGGCGTCAAGGTCGTCACCGACCGGATGAGCGCTCCGTACCTGGGCGGTGCCTCCATCGACTTCGTCGACACCATCGAGAAGCAGGGCTTCACGATCGACAACCCGAACGCCACGGGCTCCTGCGCCTGCGGCGACTCCTTCAGCTGA
- the nadA gene encoding quinolinate synthase NadA: protein MTTAQPLDVQPSPLALLLLGREADPRSERGVECPGDLPAPSDPDLVERARAAKAKLGDRVFVLGHHYQRDEVIEFADVTGDSFKLARDAAARPDAEYIVFCGVHFMAESADILTGDDQQVILPDLAAGCSMADMATAEQVAECWDVLTEAGIAEVTVPVSYMNSSADIKAFTGKHGGTICTSSNAKRALDWAFEQGEKVLFLPDQHLGRNTAVRDMGMSLDDCVVYNPHKPNGGLTAEEVRAAKMILWRGHCSVHGRFSLDSVNDVRERIPGVNVLVHPECKHEVVAAADYVGSTEYIIKTLEAAPAGSKWAIGTELNLVRRLANRFADQGKEIVFLDKTVCFCSTMNRIDLPHLVWALESLAAGKVVNRIQVDNETESFAKLALERMLMLP, encoded by the coding sequence GTGACCACCGCCCAGCCCCTGGACGTCCAGCCGTCTCCGCTGGCCCTGCTCCTCCTGGGCCGCGAGGCCGATCCGCGGAGCGAGCGAGGCGTGGAGTGCCCCGGCGATCTGCCGGCGCCCTCCGACCCGGACCTGGTGGAGCGGGCCCGCGCGGCCAAGGCGAAGCTCGGGGACAGGGTCTTCGTCCTCGGCCACCACTACCAGCGGGACGAGGTCATCGAGTTCGCCGACGTCACCGGCGACTCCTTCAAGCTCGCCCGCGACGCGGCGGCCCGGCCGGACGCCGAGTACATCGTCTTCTGCGGTGTGCACTTCATGGCCGAGTCGGCGGACATCCTCACCGGCGACGACCAGCAGGTGATCCTGCCCGACCTGGCCGCGGGCTGCTCGATGGCGGACATGGCCACCGCCGAGCAGGTCGCCGAGTGCTGGGACGTGCTGACCGAGGCCGGGATCGCCGAGGTGACGGTCCCGGTCTCGTACATGAACTCCTCCGCCGACATCAAGGCCTTCACCGGCAAGCACGGCGGCACGATCTGTACCTCGTCCAACGCCAAGCGGGCGCTGGACTGGGCGTTCGAGCAGGGCGAGAAGGTGCTCTTCCTGCCCGACCAGCACCTGGGCCGCAACACGGCCGTACGCGACATGGGGATGTCGCTGGACGACTGCGTCGTCTACAACCCGCACAAGCCGAACGGCGGGCTGACCGCCGAGGAGGTGCGCGCCGCGAAGATGATCCTGTGGCGCGGCCACTGCTCGGTGCACGGCCGCTTCTCGCTGGACTCCGTCAATGACGTACGGGAGCGCATCCCGGGCGTCAACGTGCTGGTGCACCCGGAGTGCAAGCACGAGGTCGTGGCGGCGGCGGACTACGTCGGCTCCACGGAGTACATCATCAAGACGCTGGAGGCGGCGCCTGCCGGCTCGAAGTGGGCCATCGGTACGGAGCTCAACCTGGTGCGGCGCCTGGCGAACCGTTTCGCCGACCAGGGCAAGGAGATCGTCTTCCTCGACAAGACGGTCTGCTTCTGCTCCACGATGAACCGGATCGACCTCCCGCACCTGGTGTGGGCGCTGGAGTCGCTGGCGGCGGGCAAGGTCGTCAACCGCATCCAGGTCGACAACGAGACGGAGAGCTTCGCGAAGCTGGCGCTGGAGCGGATGCTCATGCTGCCGTAG
- a CDS encoding response regulator transcription factor translates to MTIKVLLADDQALLRSAFRVLVDSEPDMEVVGEASDGAEAVALARAQGADVVLMDIRMPGTDGLTATRMISEDPEMAGVRVVMLTTFEVDEYVVESLRAGASGFLGKGAEPQELLSAIRVAAGGEALLSPAATKGLIARFLAQGGGERLSDYDADRLDALTVREREVLVQVAGGLSNDEIAERLAVSPLTVKTHVNRAMAKLGARDRAQLVVISYETGLVHPRTP, encoded by the coding sequence ATGACGATCAAGGTGTTGCTCGCCGACGACCAGGCGCTGCTGCGCAGCGCGTTCCGGGTGTTGGTCGACTCCGAGCCGGACATGGAGGTGGTGGGGGAGGCGTCCGACGGCGCCGAGGCCGTGGCGCTCGCCCGCGCGCAGGGCGCCGATGTCGTCCTGATGGACATCCGCATGCCGGGTACGGACGGGCTCACCGCGACCCGCATGATCAGCGAGGACCCGGAGATGGCCGGGGTGCGGGTGGTGATGCTGACGACGTTCGAGGTCGACGAGTACGTGGTGGAGTCGCTGCGCGCGGGCGCCAGCGGCTTCCTGGGCAAGGGCGCCGAACCGCAGGAACTGCTGTCCGCGATCCGGGTGGCGGCGGGCGGCGAGGCGCTGCTGTCCCCGGCCGCGACGAAGGGGCTCATCGCCCGGTTCCTGGCCCAGGGCGGCGGCGAACGGCTCAGCGACTACGACGCGGACCGCCTGGACGCCCTGACGGTACGGGAGCGCGAGGTGCTGGTCCAGGTCGCAGGCGGCCTGTCGAACGACGAGATCGCCGAACGCCTGGCGGTCAGCCCGCTCACGGTCAAGACGCACGTGAACCGCGCGATGGCCAAACTGGGCGCCCGCGACCGGGCGCAGCTGGTGGTCATCTCGTACGAGACGGGCCTGGTCCACCCGAGAACCCCCTGA